The following is a genomic window from Solanum stenotomum isolate F172 chromosome 4, ASM1918654v1, whole genome shotgun sequence.
AGGTAATTTTTCAATCACCTCAATCTTAGCCTTGTAGACCTCAATTCCTTTCTGTGACACCTTGTGTCCAAGGACTATGCCCTATTTtaccataaagtggcacttctcccaatttagcactAAGTTGGCTTCCTCACATCTCTGTAAAGACCTGCTACGATTCAACAAACAGTCATCAAAAGTATTGCCTACTACAGAgaagtcatccataaatacctctagAGTGTCCTCAACCATGTCTGTAAAGATGGACATCATACACCTTTGAAATGTGGCTGGTGCATTACATAGTCCAAATGGCATGCGTTTAAATGCAAATGTGCCATAAGGACATGTGAAGCTGGTCTTTTCCTGATCTTCAGGTGCAATTGATAGCTGGTTGTAGCCAGAGTATCCATCTTTGAAACATTACCATCCTTTACCTGCCAACATGTAaagcatctggtccatgaaaGGCATGGGGAAATAATCCCTCAAAGTCCACTTGTTCATCTTCCTGGAATCCATGCACACTCCCCATCCAGTGACCGGTCTCTGCGGGACTAATTCATTCTTGGCATTCACTACCACAGTCATGCCTCCATTTTTAGGCACACATTGCACTGGACTGACCCAATGGCTATCAGATATAGGGTAGACCACCCCAACATCTAaccatttgattattttttttaaccacctcttgcataggtgggtTCAACCTCAATAGGTGTTCAATAATCGGGCTGCAGTCTTCCTCGAGCTGAATCTTATGTGTGCAAATACCTGGAGGTATCCCAATTATATCAGTAATGGTCCATCCAATGgctcttttgtattttttagcACCTTGATCACCTCTTGTACCTGCTCTTCATTCAAATTTGCAGCTAATATCATAGGTAAAGTGTTATTAGtacccaagaatacatacctaaGGTGATTGGGTAACTGTTTCAGCTCTAACACTGGTGCCTCCTCAATGGATGGTTTCGCTGGAGGACTTGGCCTGTTTTTCAAGTCCAAGTCCAATTTCTTTGGTGCATACGAATGTGCTCCCATACCCTGCAAGGCATTCACGGTTTCTATATAGTTAGACAGAAAATCCACATCAAAGTTCATCAGTACTGCTGTTAATGTTTCAACAACCATTCTCTCTTCTATAGGTACCCTCATGTCTTCATCAGTGACCATCTCTATTGCAGATATCACATTCATATCTCGTGGCTGTTTCATTGACCAGCAACTGTTGAACCATACCTCATATGTGTTGAGTCTGAACTTCAACTCTCCTCTCTCAATATCCACTAAAGCTCTTTCTGTGGCCAAAAAGGGTCTTCCCAAAattatgggaacctcaaaatctaCTTCGCAATCCAGAATCACTAAATCAGATGGAAAGATGAAAGTGTCCACCTTTACCAGTACATCACACATGATGCCCACTGGCCTCTTTACTGACCTATCAGCCATCATCAACCTCATTGATGTAGGTTTTGGTACTCCCAAACCTAACTTTTTATAAATGGGTAAAGGCATCAGATTTATGCTAGCTCCCAGATCACATAAAGCTTTTGCAAACTTGATTAACCCAATGGTACATGGTATTGTTAATGCACCTGGATCCTCTTTTTGCTGCACCAGATATCTGGTAGCAATCGCACTACAATGATGGACATCGTTAGAGAAATCATGACTTACCGCTCTTTTCTTGGTGACCAAGTCTTTCATGAACTTGGCATATCCTGGCATCTGCTCTAGGGCTTCAACCAATGGAATGTTTACTAAAAGTTGTTTCAGTATGGTGATGAATTTTGTAAACTTTCCATCTTCAGCTTTGTTTTTAAGCCTTTGAGGAAATGAGGAGGTGGCCTGGGAATCTGTTGTAAGGGCAGATGTTCCTGAacctctttctcttttcatCTCGAATGTTGTGCTTTAGGTTGAGATTGCTAAGCTTCTCCCTGATCATCTACCTGTATATTCTCATTCTCCTCTTAACTAGCTTGCTCCAAGACCTGTTCATACTTGGTACTTGCAGAAATAGGGTCAGAAAGAACTTTACCACTCCTGGTGGCGATGGCCATGCAGTGTCCTTCtgtcttgtgattttgaatggcATCACTTGGTAGTGATCCGTTCTTTCTCGGATTTATTGAGGCTGAGAGTTGCCCCAACTGCTGCTCTATTAGTTTAATGGAGGTGGTGTGAGAGTCCACCAACTGACTCATGCTCGAGAAGTCACCTCTCATTTTTTTCACCCCTGCATCGGTTGACTCCACCTTTTGAAGTACATTAGCCATCATGTTTTCCAGCTTGGACCCGTTAGAACTGCCACTCACTCGGTCTCTATTACCTGGAGGTACATATACACCCCTGCGGTCATTCCTATACCCCTCTTTGTTTTGCCAGTTTCCTTGATCTCTATTTGTTGGCCTTTCATACTGACCATCCCTAGCATAACTCCGACCTGCATTTCCAGAATTGTAACCTTTATTTCCAGAGTTATAATTCCGAAAACCTCCTTGATTACCCAAATAGTTAGCTTCCTCATCAATGTCATGATCCTGATCTTCATACCTGTGTTGCTGTCCCACAACATTCACCTTTTCAGACTTAGCAATAATGTGCTTTGTGAGCAAGTCTATTTGAGTCCTCATATGTGCCATGTATTGGtccctttctttttctctcttcctTTGATCAGCTAAAAGCTCAAATGTATACCCGAGCTCTCCTTCCTTTGCATCTCTAGTGTACCATGCTCTGTTGTTCTTTGAGACCTCGTCTAATAGCTGCATGATTTCTGCAAATGGCTTCCTCATAAATGAGCCTCCACAAACTGCATCAACAAGAGGTTTAGTAACATAATTCAGAGACCTATAAAAGGCCTGTTTAAGATGCCTTTCGGTAAGATCATAGTTGGGGCATCTCTTTAACTTTTGGCTGAACCTCCACCAAGTATCATGCATGGCTTCTCCTGGTAGTTGCTCGTGTGTACTAATCTCGTCCTTCATCTGCAGCTCTTTTGATTCTGAGAAAAATCGTTCCAGGAAAGCTTCCTTCAACTCATTCCATGTTCTGATGGAGTCATCTGGCATCTCATTCAACCAGTTAGTCACCTCTCTAGTAAGAGACAATGGAAACAACCTCAAACTCATTGCTGTTTGATTTACACTAGGAATCTCTTGTGACTTACAGATAGCCACAAAGTTCATCAAGTGATGATTTGCATCATCACTAGCTGAACCCCTAAACATACCCTTAAGGTTCAACAATTGAATCATAGTGTTGGTGATTGTGAACTTAACACGTGGAGATAGTGCAGGTAACACTATCGCTCCAGTGGCTCCAGCTCCATCCAAATCTACATCATCTTCATCATACATCATGTGCGCTGGATGCTGAGCTCTACCCCTTGGAGCTATTGGTTGGTGTTGGGGAGGGATCAATCCATCCACTCCTCTATCCTCATCTACCACCCTAGGTTGGTTGTTACAGCCGTTCT
Proteins encoded in this region:
- the LOC125861441 gene encoding uncharacterized protein LOC125861441, producing the protein MKRERGSGTSALTTDSQATSSFPQRLKNKAEDGKFTKFITILKQLLVNIPLVEALEQMPGYAKFMKDLVTKKRAVSHDFSNDVHHCSAIATRYLVQQKEDPGALTIPCTIGLIKFAKALCDLGASINLMPLPIYKKLGLGVPKPTSMRLMMADRSVKRPVGIMCDVLVKVDTFIFPSDLVILDCEVDFEVPIILGRPFLATERALVDIERGELKFRLNTYEVWFNSCWSMKQPRDMNVISAIEMVTDEDMRVPIEERMVVETLTAVLMNFDVDFLSNYIETVNALQGMGAHSYAPKKLDLDLKNRPSPPAKPSIEEAPVLELKQLPNHLRYVFLGTNNTLPMILAANLNEEQVQEVIKVLKNTKEPLDGPLLI